The Ochrobactrum sp. BTU1 genome includes a region encoding these proteins:
- a CDS encoding ATP-binding cassette domain-containing protein: MPYLQLLNINKTFNSKTGGKTVTVDEVSLSVYAGTTFGLVWESGSEKTTTARIAAQLERASSGRVLSGGRDISALRGRDIFDIRRKIQFVHQNPFSSLDPRFNVAEFIMEPLRAFRIGSRKDQRNRAEELLAQVALDHSYLSHRTRELSGGQRQRFAIARALALQPELIILDEPVSALDVLVQDQILRLLPRLQQQMGLTYLFISHDLAVGVMQNGKLVEVGLTEELFSSPKHPYTKQLLDAISEWARV, from the coding sequence ATGCCGTATCTGCAGCTCCTAAACATAAATAAAACATTCAATAGCAAGACCGGCGGAAAAACTGTTACCGTTGATGAAGTATCGTTGTCAGTTTATGCAGGGACAACTTTCGGGTTAGTGTGGGAGTCTGGATCAGAGAAGACCACAACGGCCCGTATTGCTGCACAGCTCGAACGTGCTAGCAGTGGAAGAGTATTGAGCGGCGGACGAGATATTAGCGCTCTGCGGGGACGCGACATTTTTGATATCAGGCGCAAGATTCAATTCGTGCACCAAAACCCATTCAGCTCGCTCGATCCAAGATTTAATGTCGCCGAGTTTATCATGGAGCCCTTACGGGCTTTCCGTATTGGCTCACGAAAGGATCAGAGGAACCGTGCGGAAGAGCTCCTTGCACAAGTAGCCCTCGATCATAGTTACCTCTCTCATCGTACAAGAGAGCTGTCGGGCGGCCAGCGGCAGCGTTTTGCTATTGCAAGAGCATTAGCTCTGCAACCTGAGCTGATTATTCTGGACGAACCAGTATCGGCGCTGGATGTTCTGGTTCAAGATCAAATATTAAGGCTATTGCCGCGACTACAGCAGCAAATGGGATTGACATATCTTTTCATATCCCATGATCTTGCAGTTGGTGTTATGCAAAACGGAAAACTTGTTGAAGTCGGTCTGACAGAGGAATTGTTTTCATCACCAAAACACCCCTATACAAAACAGCTGCTAGATGCCATTTCGGAATGGGCCAGAGTATAG
- a CDS encoding response regulator transcription factor, which yields MKLLLIEDDPDMTDALRVALSQHGIIIDAVGNLAMAREAIAMADYDIVLIDRQLPDGDGSTFLADLRRAGSNTRSIIISALKSTDERISGLNDGADDYLPKPFEIPELIARMSAVLRRSPTTGPSVLAAGNVTYDRVSCDVHVNGVRVALTRRELLIMETLLRNRGRTVLRSSLEGHVYSFDDEIQSNSLESNMSRLRRKLGEAEADIVIKNIRGIGYFLHEQK from the coding sequence ATGAAACTTCTACTTATTGAAGACGATCCGGATATGACTGATGCCTTGAGGGTAGCCCTCTCGCAGCATGGTATCATTATTGACGCTGTCGGAAATCTGGCAATGGCACGGGAAGCAATCGCCATGGCGGATTATGATATAGTCCTCATCGATCGGCAACTGCCGGATGGTGATGGCAGTACGTTCCTCGCTGATTTGCGTCGTGCGGGTTCAAATACGCGATCGATCATAATTTCCGCTCTAAAGTCGACCGACGAGCGAATTTCCGGGCTCAATGACGGTGCTGATGACTATTTGCCGAAGCCGTTCGAAATTCCCGAGCTGATTGCCAGAATGAGCGCTGTGCTGCGGCGGTCCCCGACAACGGGGCCGTCTGTTCTAGCTGCCGGAAATGTTACCTATGATCGTGTTTCATGCGATGTTCATGTCAACGGCGTTCGTGTTGCGCTGACCCGTCGAGAGTTGCTCATTATGGAGACGCTTCTGAGAAACCGCGGTCGTACCGTGTTACGCTCGTCTCTTGAGGGACACGTCTATTCCTTTGACGATGAAATTCAATCAAACTCGCTGGAGTCCAACATGTCTCGCCTGCGCCGAAAGCTTGGCGAAGCGGAGGCCGACATCGTCATCAAGAACATTCGTGGCATAGGCTATTTTCTTCATGAGCAGAAATAG
- a CDS encoding IS5 family transposase (programmed frameshift) encodes MSDLYWLTDEQMARLQPYFPKSHGRERVDDRRVLSGIIFVNRNGLRWRDAPREYGPAKTLYNRWKRWSDKGIFIRMMEGLATPQAPERKTIMIDATYLKAHRTASSLRVKKGGPGRLIGRTKGGMNTKLHAVTDANGRPISFFMTAGQVSDYTGAAALLDSLPKAQWMLADRGYDADWFRDALQEKGITPCIPGRKIRNETVKYDKRRYKRRNRIEIMFGRLKDWRRVATRYDRCAKAFFSAVALAATVIFWL; translated from the exons ATGAGTGATTTGTATTGGCTGACGGACGAGCAGATGGCGCGTCTTCAGCCGTATTTTCCGAAGAGCCATGGCCGGGAGCGCGTCGATGACCGGCGGGTTTTGAGCGGCATCATCTTCGTCAATCGTAATGGGCTGAGGTGGCGGGATGCGCCGAGAGAATATGGCCCGGCAAAGACGCTCTACAATCGCTGGAAGCGGTGGAGCGACAAAGGCATCTTCATCCGCATGATGGAAGGCCTGGCGACACCTCAGGCTCCCGAACGCAAGACGATCATGATCGACGCGACCTATCTCAAAGCGCACCGCACGGCGTCGAGCCTGCGGGTAAAAAAGGGGGGCC CGGGACGCCTGATCGGGCGCACGAAAGGCGGCATGAACACCAAGCTGCATGCTGTGACCGATGCGAATGGCCGTCCCATCAGCTTCTTCATGACCGCTGGCCAGGTCAGCGATTACACTGGTGCGGCCGCTTTGCTCGACAGTCTGCCCAAAGCGCAATGGATGCTGGCCGACCGAGGCTATGATGCCGACTGGTTCCGCGACGCCTTGCAGGAAAAGGGTATCACGCCCTGCATCCCGGGACGGAAAATACGGAACGAGACCGTAAAATACGACAAGCGGCGCTACAAACGCCGCAATCGCATCGAGATCATGTTCGGCCGCCTGAAGGACTGGCGGCGCGTCGCCACGCGCTACGATCGGTGCGCGAAGGCCTTCTTCTCCGCCGTCGCCCTCGCCGCTACCGTCATCTTCTGGCTCTGA
- a CDS encoding HAMP domain-containing histidine kinase yields the protein MTTTSLRWRFTLGFIVLQLCAVIASLGLVFYLLSGIKPDVAITSVWLSQEIADSISLGSDSKPRIEPTAKLTEMMNDAPELWFVVDLGKDTVLLHGAPPEKITDNIPFLRTFRSMELHGYLDDPMSVARMERFDTQAGKATIFAGGISMSQYGVTVLLGNLAIGVPALILVAISLIGVPVVTRWALRSFGDLTGRLDRIDLDARGALVEENGLPNEVLRLVRGINKALRRLDSGFEATERFFVNAAHELRTPIAILQVRIDTLSPGADKTHLQTATKRLTVIANQLLDTEKYRQKPQQSAPVDLNRAVSNVVADLAPLAIAEGYEISFDSEAEDVFVRGDAEALERAFVNLVRNAVQYGGGRGQISVGIAADGSVTVADQGCGIADDKQSRIFEPFYRISPHGSGAGLGLSMVNEIVTRHGGYVELSSALGKGSTFAVRWRETRIFRQP from the coding sequence ATGACCACAACATCGCTTCGCTGGCGGTTCACTCTTGGGTTTATTGTCCTGCAGTTATGCGCGGTCATCGCCTCGCTGGGCCTGGTGTTTTATCTCCTTTCGGGCATCAAACCTGATGTGGCAATTACATCCGTCTGGCTGTCTCAGGAAATAGCAGATTCGATTAGTCTTGGGTCGGATAGTAAGCCGCGCATAGAACCAACAGCCAAGCTGACAGAAATGATGAATGACGCGCCTGAGTTGTGGTTCGTGGTAGATTTGGGCAAAGATACTGTTCTTCTACACGGCGCGCCTCCCGAGAAAATCACAGATAACATACCATTCTTGCGGACGTTCAGAAGCATGGAGCTCCATGGCTATCTCGATGATCCGATGAGTGTTGCCCGAATGGAGCGTTTCGACACTCAGGCCGGCAAGGCAACGATTTTTGCGGGTGGTATTTCTATGTCTCAATACGGTGTGACCGTGCTACTGGGGAACCTTGCCATCGGCGTGCCGGCGCTAATCCTTGTCGCCATTTCCCTTATTGGCGTTCCGGTTGTGACGCGTTGGGCGCTGCGTTCGTTCGGCGATCTGACTGGGCGTCTCGACAGAATTGATCTCGACGCACGTGGTGCTCTGGTGGAAGAGAATGGCTTGCCAAATGAGGTGCTTCGCCTGGTGCGTGGCATTAACAAGGCATTGCGTCGTCTCGATAGTGGGTTCGAAGCGACGGAACGCTTCTTTGTTAATGCCGCCCATGAACTCCGAACGCCGATTGCTATCTTACAAGTGAGAATCGATACCCTTTCACCTGGCGCAGACAAAACGCATCTTCAGACGGCCACCAAACGACTTACAGTGATCGCAAACCAGCTTCTGGATACTGAGAAATACCGGCAAAAGCCGCAGCAGAGTGCACCTGTCGATCTTAATAGAGCTGTATCAAACGTGGTCGCAGACCTTGCTCCGCTGGCGATCGCCGAAGGCTATGAGATTTCGTTCGACAGCGAAGCGGAAGACGTGTTCGTTCGTGGTGATGCAGAAGCTTTGGAGCGTGCATTCGTCAACTTGGTGCGCAATGCAGTCCAGTACGGAGGTGGCAGGGGGCAAATATCGGTAGGAATTGCGGCTGACGGCAGTGTCACTGTAGCAGATCAGGGTTGCGGAATTGCCGACGATAAGCAATCGCGCATATTCGAACCGTTCTACCGGATCAGCCCGCACGGCTCAGGTGCGGGCCTTGGGCTCAGTATGGTCAACGAGATTGTGACCCGCCATGGAGGATATGTTGAGCTTTCCTCCGCGCTAGGCAAAGGCAGCACCTTCGCGGTTCGCTGGCGCGAGACGCGCATTTTCCGCCAGCCGTAG
- a CDS encoding NmrA/HSCARG family protein, producing MTNSKHPILVFGATGRQGGSVAKALLKAGWSVRALVQDSSKVASVQLRNAGIELVQGSFEEANVIRSAMKGAYGVFSVLPANLAAEDEIRHGISIADIAAETGINHFVYSSGASVGNELTGVPRFDAKSRIEAHVRQLDMTITIIRPTIFMEMLVRPGFGLDEGRLVSLIRPHHSIQLISVEDIGRFVAAMFSNKSRFGGATLKIASDRLTGHELEGALSEAAGRPITYDRLPEDVLAANADLAHMAKSLESGPLAELIDLELMREINPELVKFVPWLAGNGRRSLDVALHASVS from the coding sequence ATGACCAATAGCAAGCATCCCATTCTCGTTTTCGGCGCCACTGGAAGACAAGGAGGATCTGTCGCCAAAGCCTTGTTGAAGGCAGGATGGTCCGTTCGCGCGCTCGTTCAGGATTCCAGCAAAGTTGCATCTGTGCAATTGCGAAATGCTGGAATCGAGCTTGTGCAGGGCTCATTTGAAGAAGCCAATGTAATCCGCTCGGCGATGAAAGGCGCCTATGGTGTCTTCAGCGTGTTGCCAGCAAACCTGGCCGCCGAGGACGAAATTCGTCATGGTATCTCGATTGCAGATATTGCTGCTGAAACGGGCATCAACCATTTTGTTTATTCATCGGGCGCTAGCGTGGGCAATGAACTGACAGGCGTTCCACGTTTCGATGCGAAATCCCGCATCGAAGCCCATGTTCGACAACTGGACATGACCATCACTATCATCCGACCAACGATTTTTATGGAGATGCTGGTGCGCCCCGGTTTCGGTCTGGATGAGGGCCGTTTGGTTTCCCTTATCCGGCCGCATCATTCCATTCAGTTAATCTCTGTGGAAGACATCGGCAGGTTCGTTGCTGCCATGTTTTCTAACAAGTCCCGTTTTGGCGGCGCAACCCTTAAGATCGCGAGCGACCGCCTGACTGGACACGAGCTTGAGGGTGCCCTCAGTGAAGCCGCCGGTCGCCCAATAACCTATGACCGGCTTCCTGAGGACGTTCTCGCTGCAAACGCTGACCTCGCACATATGGCAAAGAGCCTGGAAAGCGGGCCGCTTGCAGAGCTGATTGATCTCGAACTCATGCGCGAAATCAACCCCGAACTTGTGAAATTCGTGCCTTGGCTCGCTGGCAATGGCCGCCGTTCGCTAGATGTCGCCTTGCATGCGTCAGTATCCTGA
- a CDS encoding helix-turn-helix transcriptional regulator, with protein sequence MPSNGVCSLLSDKWTVPVLLRLSIAEDHRLRFSILRKEVGEITQRMLTRTLRNLERDGFVIRHYFPEVPPRVEYELTDIGHGAFHALEGFNLWLRNNMDVIKARRLAYDRVEY encoded by the coding sequence ATTCCGTCAAATGGAGTTTGCAGTCTGCTGAGTGACAAATGGACGGTGCCGGTTCTGTTGCGTCTTTCTATCGCTGAGGATCATCGGCTCCGCTTTTCAATATTGAGAAAAGAGGTCGGCGAAATCACCCAACGCATGCTGACACGAACTCTGCGCAATCTCGAGCGAGACGGCTTCGTTATACGCCACTATTTCCCTGAAGTGCCGCCACGTGTCGAATATGAACTGACGGATATCGGCCATGGAGCCTTCCACGCCCTTGAAGGGTTTAATTTATGGTTGCGCAACAATATGGATGTCATCAAGGCGCGCAGACTGGCTTACGATCGAGTAGAGTACTAA
- a CDS encoding efflux RND transporter periplasmic adaptor subunit encodes MTRHTTRRRCILAAAVFFGLLVVWQLFLRTPAKPELVTAQVRMGDIEEVVLATGVLEPLELVRVGAQASGRVEHLAVKIGDIVEAGQLVAEIDPQTRRNALRDREAALANIRAVHVARMAGLVKAEKDLERQRELLAGNSTPRAQYDAAIAARDSMRAEVRALKAQVAQAQVALESAGIELGYTRITAPIAGTVVAIVTEEGQTVNALQTAPTIVMIARLDTMTVRADISEADVVRVRQGLPVWFSILGDPRRRFDGELRQVEPAPVTIANESSIAASGTSSTNGAVYYTGLIDVGNADGVLRPSMTAQVSIVLSRVSGALLVPLSAVEGAPRAGDIARLRVLDATGEVEIREVQVGIDNGAEIQILSGLQADEIIVLGASTDARIDGQAQLAAATR; translated from the coding sequence ATGACACGACACACCACCCGCAGGCGTTGCATTTTAGCGGCGGCGGTCTTTTTTGGTCTGCTGGTCGTCTGGCAGCTGTTTTTGCGTACACCGGCGAAGCCTGAACTGGTTACAGCGCAAGTTCGAATGGGCGACATTGAGGAGGTCGTATTGGCGACCGGGGTTCTCGAACCGCTCGAGCTGGTGCGTGTCGGTGCCCAGGCTTCGGGTCGCGTTGAACATCTGGCGGTCAAGATCGGTGACATTGTCGAGGCTGGCCAGTTGGTGGCTGAGATCGATCCCCAAACCCGGCGCAATGCCTTGCGGGACCGGGAGGCCGCTTTGGCCAATATCCGTGCCGTCCACGTCGCGCGTATGGCTGGTCTGGTGAAGGCCGAAAAGGATTTAGAGCGCCAGCGTGAACTGCTGGCAGGAAATTCGACGCCGCGCGCCCAGTATGACGCAGCAATCGCTGCGCGAGATAGTATGCGGGCGGAGGTCCGTGCGCTCAAGGCTCAGGTCGCCCAGGCGCAGGTCGCACTGGAGTCTGCGGGTATTGAGCTTGGTTATACCCGCATTACCGCCCCAATCGCTGGCACCGTGGTAGCAATCGTCACCGAAGAAGGTCAGACCGTCAATGCCTTGCAGACCGCCCCGACCATCGTCATGATTGCGAGATTAGACACGATGACTGTGCGCGCAGATATTTCCGAGGCTGATGTTGTGCGTGTAAGGCAGGGGCTACCGGTTTGGTTCAGCATTCTTGGCGATCCGAGACGCCGTTTCGATGGTGAATTGCGCCAGGTGGAACCGGCCCCAGTAACTATCGCCAACGAGAGCAGTATTGCCGCAAGTGGGACTAGTTCAACCAATGGCGCGGTCTATTACACCGGTTTGATCGACGTGGGAAACGCCGATGGGGTTTTGCGACCTTCCATGACGGCGCAAGTCTCTATCGTTCTCAGCCGCGTTAGCGGGGCCCTGTTGGTCCCGCTGAGTGCGGTAGAAGGCGCACCTCGGGCGGGCGATATTGCGCGCCTCCGGGTGCTCGACGCGACGGGTGAGGTTGAGATCCGGGAGGTGCAGGTCGGCATCGACAACGGCGCGGAGATTCAGATTCTAAGTGGTCTTCAGGCAGATGAGATTATCGTCCTTGGGGCATCCACAGACGCGCGTATAGATGGCCAGGCTCAGCTGGCCGCGGCGACGCGGTAG
- a CDS encoding MacB family efflux pump subunit — protein MTEPLIRLRGVSRAFPAGDEMVQVLKDVDLDIEAGEMMAIIGASGSGKSTLMNILGCLDRPTTGSYWIEGRETSKMGVDELAALRRERFGFIFQRYHLLGALSAASNVEVPAIYAGRSRSDRHKRAISLLSRLGLAERTGNIPGKLSGGQQQRVSIARALMNGGEIILADEPTGALDTHSGAEVMTILRELHAEGHTIILVTHDKKIAEHADRVVEISDGVIVSDERNISKSTAAARPIREHAADAGWRGAIDRMSEAFRMAGAAIWAHKMRSLLTMLGIIIGIASVAAISALGAGSQQQILSSISSLGTNTIEVRVGKGFGDLEAGKIRTLVPADAKALANQPYVDSVTPTVSTSVTVKRATVAVNASVTGVGADFFRVRGLELAQGKLFGSSDVTAYSQKVVIDANAARDLFPDRVNPVGQVILLGTMPARVVGVTKQENSFGPAIDTLSVYAPYTTVMGRMLGRPNVDGITIRIREDVDPGNVEAAVSRLIERRHGAKDFFLTNSATIRETIETTTQTLTLLISSVAVISLIVGGIGVMNIMLVSVTERTKEIGVRVAVGARRSDILSQFLIEAILVCLVGGLMGVIVAFGIGTLFNVLSPNFKMIFSAGSIVIAFACSTIIGVVFGFLPARNAANLNPIEALARD, from the coding sequence ATGACAGAGCCACTGATCCGCTTACGGGGGGTATCCCGCGCTTTTCCTGCAGGCGACGAGATGGTGCAGGTGTTAAAAGACGTCGATCTCGACATCGAAGCCGGTGAGATGATGGCAATCATCGGTGCCTCGGGCTCTGGAAAATCAACCCTGATGAACATTCTTGGCTGCCTCGACCGTCCGACGACCGGCAGCTACTGGATAGAAGGACGCGAGACGTCAAAGATGGGCGTTGACGAACTGGCTGCGCTACGCCGTGAGCGGTTTGGTTTTATCTTCCAGCGCTATCATTTGCTTGGAGCCCTAAGCGCGGCCAGTAACGTCGAGGTGCCGGCCATCTATGCCGGACGCAGCCGGTCCGACCGGCATAAGCGAGCCATTTCATTGTTAAGCCGACTGGGCCTCGCCGAGCGGACGGGCAACATTCCCGGCAAGCTATCTGGCGGCCAGCAGCAGAGGGTGTCGATCGCCCGTGCTCTGATGAACGGCGGCGAGATAATTCTGGCGGACGAGCCGACAGGAGCATTGGATACGCATAGTGGTGCCGAAGTGATGACAATCCTGCGGGAGCTTCACGCCGAGGGACACACCATAATCCTTGTAACCCACGACAAGAAGATTGCAGAACACGCGGATCGAGTTGTAGAGATCAGCGACGGTGTCATCGTTTCCGACGAGCGTAATATATCCAAGTCAACTGCGGCGGCCCGTCCCATCCGCGAACATGCAGCCGACGCTGGTTGGCGCGGCGCAATTGACCGGATGAGCGAAGCCTTTCGCATGGCCGGTGCGGCTATCTGGGCACACAAGATGCGTTCGCTTCTCACCATGCTCGGCATTATCATAGGTATCGCCTCAGTGGCTGCTATCTCGGCCTTGGGGGCCGGCTCGCAACAACAAATCCTGAGCAGTATCAGTTCGCTCGGCACCAATACGATCGAAGTGCGAGTTGGGAAAGGCTTCGGTGATCTTGAAGCGGGCAAGATACGGACCTTGGTACCGGCCGATGCCAAAGCTCTGGCGAACCAGCCTTATGTCGATAGCGTGACGCCAACTGTCTCGACCAGCGTAACTGTCAAGCGCGCAACCGTGGCAGTCAATGCGTCCGTTACTGGCGTTGGAGCAGATTTCTTTCGTGTAAGGGGCCTTGAATTGGCGCAGGGAAAATTGTTCGGTTCCAGCGATGTTACCGCCTACAGCCAGAAGGTAGTGATAGATGCAAACGCCGCACGAGACCTCTTTCCCGACCGGGTGAACCCAGTGGGGCAGGTCATTCTTCTGGGAACAATGCCAGCGAGGGTGGTGGGCGTGACAAAACAGGAAAACTCTTTCGGCCCGGCAATAGATACGTTGAGTGTTTATGCGCCCTATACGACCGTTATGGGCCGCATGCTAGGTCGTCCGAACGTCGACGGCATAACGATCCGCATTCGTGAGGATGTTGATCCAGGAAATGTCGAGGCCGCGGTTTCGCGCCTCATCGAGCGTCGGCACGGCGCGAAAGACTTTTTCCTAACCAACTCGGCGACCATTCGAGAAACCATTGAGACCACCACGCAAACCCTGACGCTGCTGATTTCGTCAGTCGCCGTGATCTCACTGATAGTCGGCGGCATAGGTGTGATGAACATCATGTTGGTGTCAGTGACTGAGCGCACCAAGGAGATCGGTGTTCGTGTGGCTGTTGGAGCTCGCCGCAGCGACATCCTCTCCCAGTTCCTAATCGAGGCCATCTTGGTCTGCCTCGTGGGCGGCTTGATGGGCGTGATAGTCGCTTTCGGGATCGGCACGCTCTTTAACGTGTTGAGCCCCAACTTTAAAATGATCTTCTCCGCAGGTTCCATTGTAATAGCTTTCGCCTGTTCAACCATTATCGGTGTGGTGTTCGGCTTTCTCCCGGCGCGCAACGCCGCCAATCTTAACCCGATCGAAGCCCTTGCGCGCGACTAG
- a CDS encoding DUF1989 domain-containing protein produces the protein MKPEPITLAPEDASARKAIKPVICYPVDTLPRPDLAAYRALRDELEFVERTVVPVRDAACWKVPAGHFCRIICSEGSQVGDLNLFNTKNLRERLYTGKTRALNGTHVGPGDQLFSNMPYLRPIATITHDTLDWYGFDEFGGSVHDVIGTRCDPYTHNLLSDGGQYHHCCHSNLTRAFAKETGKSLEEAGNFVHDVLNVFMCTGFTRDTGQYFMKASPVRAGDYIEFFAEIDLLGCMSACPGGDCSSEHSSDTAACYPLIVEVYRPTRKPEGWLAPKINGYDGTHGY, from the coding sequence ATGAAACCTGAGCCCATTACCCTTGCGCCAGAAGATGCATCTGCTCGCAAGGCGATCAAGCCTGTGATCTGCTACCCCGTCGATACACTTCCGCGCCCGGATCTTGCAGCCTATCGGGCGCTGCGCGATGAACTGGAATTTGTTGAACGCACCGTCGTTCCGGTTAGGGATGCAGCTTGCTGGAAGGTGCCTGCAGGACACTTCTGCCGCATCATCTGTAGCGAAGGTTCGCAGGTGGGTGACCTCAACCTGTTCAACACCAAAAATCTACGTGAACGACTGTATACGGGCAAGACACGCGCGCTCAATGGAACGCATGTCGGCCCGGGGGATCAACTTTTCTCAAATATGCCATATCTGCGTCCCATTGCAACGATCACGCATGACACGCTGGATTGGTACGGCTTCGACGAATTTGGTGGCTCGGTACACGACGTCATTGGAACGCGTTGTGATCCGTATACCCACAATTTGCTAAGCGATGGCGGCCAGTATCATCATTGTTGCCACTCCAATCTGACACGCGCCTTTGCCAAAGAGACAGGCAAGTCGCTTGAAGAGGCTGGCAACTTTGTTCACGATGTACTCAACGTTTTCATGTGCACAGGTTTCACGCGGGATACAGGACAATATTTCATGAAAGCAAGCCCTGTTCGCGCCGGGGACTATATCGAATTCTTCGCTGAAATAGACTTGTTGGGCTGTATGTCAGCATGCCCCGGCGGCGATTGCTCTTCAGAGCATTCATCCGATACTGCCGCCTGTTATCCGCTCATCGTTGAAGTCTACCGGCCCACGCGTAAACCTGAAGGCTGGCTCGCACCAAAAATCAACGGTTATGATGGGACGCACGGCTACTGA
- a CDS encoding nitroreductase family protein yields the protein MAHDFIAHLRRRRSQYNIGRNVKLSQPEITSIIQEAVRQAPSTFNSQSSRVVILYGVESVQFWDIVTEALRPLVPTDAFQPTEAKIKRFASGAGTVLFYEDQQIVRELQETYQLYADKFPEFSEQSSGMAQFSVWTALATVGIGASLQHYNPVIDSLVAQQWDIPQNWRLRAQLPFGSNESELGEKSFINDALRFKIAGNI from the coding sequence ATGGCCCATGACTTTATCGCTCATCTTCGCCGTCGTCGAAGCCAATACAACATTGGTAGGAACGTAAAGCTGTCTCAACCCGAGATCACCAGCATAATTCAAGAAGCTGTTCGCCAAGCGCCCAGTACCTTTAATTCTCAAAGTTCTCGGGTCGTCATTCTTTATGGGGTTGAGAGCGTTCAATTTTGGGATATCGTGACAGAGGCGTTGCGACCACTCGTGCCTACAGATGCTTTTCAACCAACTGAGGCGAAGATAAAGAGATTTGCATCTGGAGCAGGAACGGTGCTTTTCTACGAAGATCAGCAAATTGTTCGTGAGCTGCAGGAGACCTATCAGCTCTATGCGGACAAATTCCCTGAGTTTTCTGAGCAATCATCGGGAATGGCGCAGTTTTCAGTTTGGACTGCTTTAGCAACTGTCGGGATTGGGGCAAGTCTGCAACACTATAATCCTGTGATCGACAGCCTTGTTGCTCAGCAATGGGATATTCCGCAAAATTGGAGATTGCGGGCGCAGCTACCGTTTGGTTCGAATGAGAGTGAGCTAGGCGAAAAGAGCTTCATCAATGATGCGCTGCGCTTCAAAATAGCAGGCAATATCTGA
- a CDS encoding fatty acid desaturase gives MSKETISETGESSDEKAWLKVLLKYRTPRISRSIFELAVTAIPFVVFWMLTWLAVHLGLWWGLVMIIPAAGFLLRLFIIQHDCGHGSFFARRRFDDWTGRVLGVLTLTPYDYWRMAHATHHASTGNLDQRGVGDITTLTVSEYHDRSWWGRLGYRLYRHPLVMFGLGPAWLFLFQQRLPIGMMRDGALPWISTMTTNVVVALVASLLIWAIGPVSFLLVHLPIVLLAGSIGVWLFYVQHQFEETHWSKAPEWQFPKAALHGASHYDLPLVLRWITGNIGVHHVHHLSSRVPYYRLQEVLRDHPELGEIGRITLWQSLQCVKLVLWDERNRKLVSFRQAAAVANAL, from the coding sequence ATGAGTAAAGAGACAATTTCCGAGACTGGGGAAAGCTCGGACGAAAAGGCCTGGCTGAAGGTTCTCTTGAAATATCGCACACCTCGGATAAGCCGCAGCATCTTCGAACTCGCAGTGACAGCTATCCCCTTCGTTGTATTCTGGATGTTGACTTGGCTTGCGGTGCATTTGGGTCTCTGGTGGGGCCTGGTCATGATTATTCCCGCCGCTGGTTTTCTGCTCCGCCTATTTATTATCCAGCACGATTGTGGCCATGGCTCCTTCTTCGCGCGCCGTCGCTTCGACGACTGGACCGGTCGCGTTCTCGGCGTTCTCACCCTCACACCATATGACTATTGGCGTATGGCGCACGCAACTCATCATGCCTCAACAGGAAATCTCGATCAGCGCGGTGTTGGCGACATCACCACTCTCACTGTGAGCGAATACCACGACCGCTCCTGGTGGGGACGGTTGGGTTATCGTCTTTATCGGCATCCGCTGGTCATGTTCGGCTTAGGGCCCGCGTGGCTTTTTCTGTTCCAGCAACGCCTGCCAATCGGCATGATGCGCGACGGCGCCCTCCCCTGGATATCAACAATGACTACCAACGTCGTTGTGGCGTTGGTTGCCTCACTGTTGATTTGGGCAATTGGACCGGTATCGTTTCTATTGGTCCATCTGCCTATCGTTCTGTTGGCCGGATCGATCGGCGTCTGGCTCTTCTACGTGCAACATCAGTTCGAGGAAACGCACTGGTCGAAAGCACCGGAATGGCAGTTTCCGAAAGCTGCCTTGCATGGTGCTTCTCATTACGATCTGCCGCTTGTCTTGCGCTGGATAACCGGAAACATTGGCGTCCACCATGTGCACCACCTCTCCAGCAGGGTTCCCTATTATCGCCTACAGGAGGTTCTGCGAGACCATCCGGAGTTAGGCGAAATCGGCAGGATCACCCTATGGCAAAGCCTGCAATGCGTGAAGCTAGTGCTGTGGGACGAGCGGAACCGAAAGCTGGTTTCGTTTCGTCAGGCCGCTGCGGTTGCCAACGCACTATAA